The proteins below are encoded in one region of Bos indicus x Bos taurus breed Angus x Brahman F1 hybrid chromosome 2, Bos_hybrid_MaternalHap_v2.0, whole genome shotgun sequence:
- the ANKZF1 gene encoding ankyrin repeat and zinc finger domain-containing protein 1 isoform X1: protein MSPAPAATQAPVSVSLFDLSTDAPVLQGLRLVSHFPEEALAQSLQTSCPGSEEQISPERRPFQGALDISEKLFCSTCDQVFQNHQEQREHYKLDWHRFNLKQRLKDKPLLSALDFEKQSSTGDLSSISGSEDSDSDSEEDLQILDEERADLEKPMRPQGFHPHRVLFQNAQGQFLYAYRCVLGPRHASASTYCVVPLEESELLLQNLQSGGPRDCVVLMAAAGHFAGAIFQGREVLTHKTFHRYTVRAKRGTAQGLRDARGAAAHSAGASLRRYNEAALYKDVRDLLAGPAWAKALEEAGTILLRAPRSGRSLFFGGREAPLCRGDPRLWDIPLATRRPTFQELQRVVHKLTTLHIHGEDPRETSRLDLPQTHRKRVRERKVIEEESKVPSDENEALGQNKEAPTQGLHTTWQLSGSESEGGDGSQVELELVEVTLGTLDLREFDVFPKQRRRKRNKRERKQDLESGAQMTLSQQPKEDEALSGSAPLRPPLDEATSPCQSELWDVLLAACRAGDVGMLKDRLTASPLHPGVLPLLSAPLGSSGFTLLHAAAAAGRGSVVRLLLEAGADPTVQDSRARPPYTVAADRSTRNEFRRFMEKNPDAYDYSKAQVPGPLTAEMEARQATRRREQKAARRHREEQQRKQQEQEKQEQEEQQRFAALSDREKRALAAERRLAAQLGALNPQTPDPAITVSNIPRCWSCGMSLQGLVPFHYLDFSFCSTRCLRDHRCQAGKPSS from the exons ATGTCGCCGGCTCCAGCTGCAACCCAGGCTCCTGTGTCGGTCTCCCTGTTTGACCTCAGCACGGATGCTCCGGTCCTTCAGGGCCTGCGCCTGGTGAGCCACTTTCCCGAGGAGGCCTTGGCCCAGTCTCTGCAGACTTCCTGTCCAG GTTCAGAGGAGCAAATAAGCCCAGAAAGAAGACCATTCCAGGGAGCTCTGGATATTTCAGAGAAGTTGTTTTGTTCAACCTGTGACCAAGTCTTCCAGAACCACCAGGAACAG AGGGAACATTACAAGCTTGACTGGCATCGGTTTAACCTAAAGCAGCGTCTCAAGGACAAGCCTCTCCTGTCTGCCCTGGACTTTGAAAAGCAGAGTTCGACAG GCGATCTTTCCAGCATCTCAGGATCAGAAGACTCAGACTCAGACAGTGAGGAGGACCTGCAGATACTGGATGAGGAGAGGGCTGACTTGGAGAAGCCTATGCGACCCCAAGGCTTCCACCCGCATCGGGTTCTTTTCCAGAATGCCCAGGGCCAGTTTCTTTATGCCTATCGCTGTGTCCTAGGCCCTCGCCACGCAAGTGCCAGCACATATTGTGTG GTGCCCCTTGAAGAATCAGAACTGCTGCTTCAGAACCTGCAGAGTGGAGGTCCCAGGGACTGTGTGGTGCTCATGGCTGCTGCTGGGCACTTTGCTGGTGCCATTTTCCAAGG ACGAGAAGTGTTGACACACAAAACCTTTCACCGCTACACAGTGCGGGCCAAGCGGGGCACAGCCCAGGGGCTTCGGGATGCCCGGGGTGCAGCTGCTCACTCTGCTGGGGCCAGTCTGAGGCGCTACAATGAAGCCGCACTCTATAAG GACGTTCGTGACCTGCTGGCAGGGCCAGCCTGGGCTAAGGCACTGGAGGAGGCTGGGACAATACTTCTGCGTGCCCCCCGCTCTGGCCGGTCCTTGTTCTTCGGGGGCCGTGAGGCTCCCCTGTGCCGGGGAGATCCCCGACTTTGGGATATCCCCCTCGCTACCCGAAGACCCACCTTTCAAGAGCTACAGCGTGTAGTCCATAAGCTGACCACGTTACACATCCATG GAGAAGACCCCCGGGAGACAAGCAGGTTGGATTTACCTCAGACACACAggaagagagtgagagaaaggaaGGTTATCGAGGAAGAAAGCAAAGTCCCCAGTGATGAAAATGAGGCACTCGGGCAGAACAAGGAAGCTCCCACACAGGGTTTGCACACCACCTGGCAATTGTCAG GATCAGAATCAGAAGGAGGAGATGGCTCCCAGGTAGAGTTGGAGCTAGTAGAGGTGACACTGGGAACGCTGGATCTTCGTGAGTTTGACGTATTTCCCAagcaaaggaggagaaaaaggaataagagggagagaaagcaagACCTGGAGTCTGGGGCACAAATGACTCTTTCCCAGCAACCAAAGGAAGATGAGGCCCTTTCAGGGTCAGCCCCTTTGCGGCCTCCCTTGGATGAGGCCACGTCCCCCTGTCAGTCGGAGCTCTGGGATGTGCTTCTAGCTGCTTGCCGAGCTGGAGATGTGGGGATGCTGAAGGACCGACTCACTGCCAGCCCCCTACACCCTGGAGTTCTGCCTCTGCTCAGTGCCCCCTTGGGCTCCAGTGGCTTCACTCTCCTGCACGCAGCAGCCGCAGCTGGGAGAGGCTCAGTGGTTCGCCTGCTGCTGGAGGCAGGTGCGGACCCCACTGTGCA GGATTCCCGAGCTCGGCCACCGTATACAGTTGCAGCTGACAGATCGACACGCAATGAGTTCCGGAGGTTCATGGAGAAGAATCCAGATGCTTATGATTACAGCAAAGCTCAG GTGCCGGGGCCGCTAACAGCAGAAATGGAGGCACGGCAGGCCACTCGGAGAAGGGAGCAGAAGGCAGCCCGGCGGCACCGGGAGGAACAGCAGCGgaagcagcaggagcaggagaagcaggagcaaGAAGAGCAGCAGCGATTTGCTGCCCTCAGCGACCGGGAGAAG AGAGCTCTGGCTGCAGAGCGCAGACTAGCTGCCCAGTTGGGAGCCCTCAACCCTCAGACCCCCGACCCTGCCATCACCGTCAGCAATATTCC ACGCTGCTGGAGTTGTGGGATGTCTCTCCAAGGCCTTGTTCCTTTTCACTACCTTGACTTCTCTTTCTGCTCCACACGCTGCCTACGGGATCATCGCTGTCAGGCTGGGAAGCCCTCTTCCTGA
- the ANKZF1 gene encoding ankyrin repeat and zinc finger domain-containing protein 1 isoform X3 has product MSPAPAATQAPVSVSLFDLSTDAPVLQGLRLVSHFPEEALAQSLQTSCPGSEEQISPERRPFQGALDISEKLFCSTCDQVFQNHQEQREHYKLDWHRFNLKQRLKDKPLLSALDFEKQSSTGDLSSISGSEDSDSDSEEDLQILDEERADLEKPMRPQGFHPHRVLFQNAQGQFLYAYRCVLGPRHASASTYCVVPLEESELLLQNLQSGGPRDCVVLMAAAGHFAGAIFQGREVLTHKTFHRYTVRAKRGTAQGLRDARGAAAHSAGASLRRYNEAALYKDVRDLLAGPAWAKALEEAGTILLRAPRSGRSLFFGGREAPLCRGDPRLWDIPLATRRPTFQELQRVVHKLTTLHIHGSESEGGDGSQVELELVEVTLGTLDLREFDVFPKQRRRKRNKRERKQDLESGAQMTLSQQPKEDEALSGSAPLRPPLDEATSPCQSELWDVLLAACRAGDVGMLKDRLTASPLHPGVLPLLSAPLGSSGFTLLHAAAAAGRGSVVRLLLEAGADPTVQDSRARPPYTVAADRSTRNEFRRFMEKNPDAYDYSKAQVPGPLTAEMEARQATRRREQKAARRHREEQQRKQQEQEKQEQEEQQRFAALSDREKRALAAERRLAAQLGALNPQTPDPAITVSNIPRCWSCGMSLQGLVPFHYLDFSFCSTRCLRDHRCQAGKPSS; this is encoded by the exons ATGTCGCCGGCTCCAGCTGCAACCCAGGCTCCTGTGTCGGTCTCCCTGTTTGACCTCAGCACGGATGCTCCGGTCCTTCAGGGCCTGCGCCTGGTGAGCCACTTTCCCGAGGAGGCCTTGGCCCAGTCTCTGCAGACTTCCTGTCCAG GTTCAGAGGAGCAAATAAGCCCAGAAAGAAGACCATTCCAGGGAGCTCTGGATATTTCAGAGAAGTTGTTTTGTTCAACCTGTGACCAAGTCTTCCAGAACCACCAGGAACAG AGGGAACATTACAAGCTTGACTGGCATCGGTTTAACCTAAAGCAGCGTCTCAAGGACAAGCCTCTCCTGTCTGCCCTGGACTTTGAAAAGCAGAGTTCGACAG GCGATCTTTCCAGCATCTCAGGATCAGAAGACTCAGACTCAGACAGTGAGGAGGACCTGCAGATACTGGATGAGGAGAGGGCTGACTTGGAGAAGCCTATGCGACCCCAAGGCTTCCACCCGCATCGGGTTCTTTTCCAGAATGCCCAGGGCCAGTTTCTTTATGCCTATCGCTGTGTCCTAGGCCCTCGCCACGCAAGTGCCAGCACATATTGTGTG GTGCCCCTTGAAGAATCAGAACTGCTGCTTCAGAACCTGCAGAGTGGAGGTCCCAGGGACTGTGTGGTGCTCATGGCTGCTGCTGGGCACTTTGCTGGTGCCATTTTCCAAGG ACGAGAAGTGTTGACACACAAAACCTTTCACCGCTACACAGTGCGGGCCAAGCGGGGCACAGCCCAGGGGCTTCGGGATGCCCGGGGTGCAGCTGCTCACTCTGCTGGGGCCAGTCTGAGGCGCTACAATGAAGCCGCACTCTATAAG GACGTTCGTGACCTGCTGGCAGGGCCAGCCTGGGCTAAGGCACTGGAGGAGGCTGGGACAATACTTCTGCGTGCCCCCCGCTCTGGCCGGTCCTTGTTCTTCGGGGGCCGTGAGGCTCCCCTGTGCCGGGGAGATCCCCGACTTTGGGATATCCCCCTCGCTACCCGAAGACCCACCTTTCAAGAGCTACAGCGTGTAGTCCATAAGCTGACCACGTTACACATCCATG GATCAGAATCAGAAGGAGGAGATGGCTCCCAGGTAGAGTTGGAGCTAGTAGAGGTGACACTGGGAACGCTGGATCTTCGTGAGTTTGACGTATTTCCCAagcaaaggaggagaaaaaggaataagagggagagaaagcaagACCTGGAGTCTGGGGCACAAATGACTCTTTCCCAGCAACCAAAGGAAGATGAGGCCCTTTCAGGGTCAGCCCCTTTGCGGCCTCCCTTGGATGAGGCCACGTCCCCCTGTCAGTCGGAGCTCTGGGATGTGCTTCTAGCTGCTTGCCGAGCTGGAGATGTGGGGATGCTGAAGGACCGACTCACTGCCAGCCCCCTACACCCTGGAGTTCTGCCTCTGCTCAGTGCCCCCTTGGGCTCCAGTGGCTTCACTCTCCTGCACGCAGCAGCCGCAGCTGGGAGAGGCTCAGTGGTTCGCCTGCTGCTGGAGGCAGGTGCGGACCCCACTGTGCA GGATTCCCGAGCTCGGCCACCGTATACAGTTGCAGCTGACAGATCGACACGCAATGAGTTCCGGAGGTTCATGGAGAAGAATCCAGATGCTTATGATTACAGCAAAGCTCAG GTGCCGGGGCCGCTAACAGCAGAAATGGAGGCACGGCAGGCCACTCGGAGAAGGGAGCAGAAGGCAGCCCGGCGGCACCGGGAGGAACAGCAGCGgaagcagcaggagcaggagaagcaggagcaaGAAGAGCAGCAGCGATTTGCTGCCCTCAGCGACCGGGAGAAG AGAGCTCTGGCTGCAGAGCGCAGACTAGCTGCCCAGTTGGGAGCCCTCAACCCTCAGACCCCCGACCCTGCCATCACCGTCAGCAATATTCC ACGCTGCTGGAGTTGTGGGATGTCTCTCCAAGGCCTTGTTCCTTTTCACTACCTTGACTTCTCTTTCTGCTCCACACGCTGCCTACGGGATCATCGCTGTCAGGCTGGGAAGCCCTCTTCCTGA
- the ANKZF1 gene encoding ankyrin repeat and zinc finger domain-containing protein 1 isoform X2 encodes MSPAPAATQAPVSVSLFDLSTDAPVLQGLRLVSHFPEEALAQSLQTSCPGSEEQISPERRPFQGALDISEKLFCSTCDQVFQNHQEQREHYKLDWHRFNLKQRLKDKPLLSALDFEKQSSTGDLSSISGSEDSDSDSEEDLQILDEERADLEKPMRPQGFHPHRVLFQNAQGQFLYAYRCVLGPRHASASTYCVVPLEESELLLQNLQSGGPRDCVVLMAAAGHFAGAIFQGREVLTHKTFHRYTVRAKRGTAQGLRDARGAAAHSAGASLRRYNEAALYKDVRDLLAGPAWAKALEEAGTILLRAPRSGRSLFFGGREAPLCRGDPRLWDIPLATRRPTFQELQRVVHKLTTLHIHGEDPRETSRLDLPQTHRKRVRERKVIEEESKVPSDENEALGQNKEAPTQGSESEGGDGSQVELELVEVTLGTLDLREFDVFPKQRRRKRNKRERKQDLESGAQMTLSQQPKEDEALSGSAPLRPPLDEATSPCQSELWDVLLAACRAGDVGMLKDRLTASPLHPGVLPLLSAPLGSSGFTLLHAAAAAGRGSVVRLLLEAGADPTVQDSRARPPYTVAADRSTRNEFRRFMEKNPDAYDYSKAQVPGPLTAEMEARQATRRREQKAARRHREEQQRKQQEQEKQEQEEQQRFAALSDREKRALAAERRLAAQLGALNPQTPDPAITVSNIPRCWSCGMSLQGLVPFHYLDFSFCSTRCLRDHRCQAGKPSS; translated from the exons ATGTCGCCGGCTCCAGCTGCAACCCAGGCTCCTGTGTCGGTCTCCCTGTTTGACCTCAGCACGGATGCTCCGGTCCTTCAGGGCCTGCGCCTGGTGAGCCACTTTCCCGAGGAGGCCTTGGCCCAGTCTCTGCAGACTTCCTGTCCAG GTTCAGAGGAGCAAATAAGCCCAGAAAGAAGACCATTCCAGGGAGCTCTGGATATTTCAGAGAAGTTGTTTTGTTCAACCTGTGACCAAGTCTTCCAGAACCACCAGGAACAG AGGGAACATTACAAGCTTGACTGGCATCGGTTTAACCTAAAGCAGCGTCTCAAGGACAAGCCTCTCCTGTCTGCCCTGGACTTTGAAAAGCAGAGTTCGACAG GCGATCTTTCCAGCATCTCAGGATCAGAAGACTCAGACTCAGACAGTGAGGAGGACCTGCAGATACTGGATGAGGAGAGGGCTGACTTGGAGAAGCCTATGCGACCCCAAGGCTTCCACCCGCATCGGGTTCTTTTCCAGAATGCCCAGGGCCAGTTTCTTTATGCCTATCGCTGTGTCCTAGGCCCTCGCCACGCAAGTGCCAGCACATATTGTGTG GTGCCCCTTGAAGAATCAGAACTGCTGCTTCAGAACCTGCAGAGTGGAGGTCCCAGGGACTGTGTGGTGCTCATGGCTGCTGCTGGGCACTTTGCTGGTGCCATTTTCCAAGG ACGAGAAGTGTTGACACACAAAACCTTTCACCGCTACACAGTGCGGGCCAAGCGGGGCACAGCCCAGGGGCTTCGGGATGCCCGGGGTGCAGCTGCTCACTCTGCTGGGGCCAGTCTGAGGCGCTACAATGAAGCCGCACTCTATAAG GACGTTCGTGACCTGCTGGCAGGGCCAGCCTGGGCTAAGGCACTGGAGGAGGCTGGGACAATACTTCTGCGTGCCCCCCGCTCTGGCCGGTCCTTGTTCTTCGGGGGCCGTGAGGCTCCCCTGTGCCGGGGAGATCCCCGACTTTGGGATATCCCCCTCGCTACCCGAAGACCCACCTTTCAAGAGCTACAGCGTGTAGTCCATAAGCTGACCACGTTACACATCCATG GAGAAGACCCCCGGGAGACAAGCAGGTTGGATTTACCTCAGACACACAggaagagagtgagagaaaggaaGGTTATCGAGGAAGAAAGCAAAGTCCCCAGTGATGAAAATGAGGCACTCGGGCAGAACAAGGAAGCTCCCACACAGG GATCAGAATCAGAAGGAGGAGATGGCTCCCAGGTAGAGTTGGAGCTAGTAGAGGTGACACTGGGAACGCTGGATCTTCGTGAGTTTGACGTATTTCCCAagcaaaggaggagaaaaaggaataagagggagagaaagcaagACCTGGAGTCTGGGGCACAAATGACTCTTTCCCAGCAACCAAAGGAAGATGAGGCCCTTTCAGGGTCAGCCCCTTTGCGGCCTCCCTTGGATGAGGCCACGTCCCCCTGTCAGTCGGAGCTCTGGGATGTGCTTCTAGCTGCTTGCCGAGCTGGAGATGTGGGGATGCTGAAGGACCGACTCACTGCCAGCCCCCTACACCCTGGAGTTCTGCCTCTGCTCAGTGCCCCCTTGGGCTCCAGTGGCTTCACTCTCCTGCACGCAGCAGCCGCAGCTGGGAGAGGCTCAGTGGTTCGCCTGCTGCTGGAGGCAGGTGCGGACCCCACTGTGCA GGATTCCCGAGCTCGGCCACCGTATACAGTTGCAGCTGACAGATCGACACGCAATGAGTTCCGGAGGTTCATGGAGAAGAATCCAGATGCTTATGATTACAGCAAAGCTCAG GTGCCGGGGCCGCTAACAGCAGAAATGGAGGCACGGCAGGCCACTCGGAGAAGGGAGCAGAAGGCAGCCCGGCGGCACCGGGAGGAACAGCAGCGgaagcagcaggagcaggagaagcaggagcaaGAAGAGCAGCAGCGATTTGCTGCCCTCAGCGACCGGGAGAAG AGAGCTCTGGCTGCAGAGCGCAGACTAGCTGCCCAGTTGGGAGCCCTCAACCCTCAGACCCCCGACCCTGCCATCACCGTCAGCAATATTCC ACGCTGCTGGAGTTGTGGGATGTCTCTCCAAGGCCTTGTTCCTTTTCACTACCTTGACTTCTCTTTCTGCTCCACACGCTGCCTACGGGATCATCGCTGTCAGGCTGGGAAGCCCTCTTCCTGA